ACTAATTCCCAGTGTAATAATTTTCccaattattaactaaatacacTTGACAATGCTTACAGTTATTGGTTGTTGCAGTGGCGAAGATTTCGTAGACAGTTTAGTCTTGTCGTCCTTCTCCTTGCGTCTCGTTTCGCGCGTCCGCGGACGAGTCTTCTCGCTTACGACGCTTGTCGCCGTCAGCGGCGCATCCTCTCCGTCTTTCTCCTTCTTCTCTCCTTCTTTGGTCTTCGGTTGAGATGGCTTCTTTAGAGCTTCTGCTTTGGCTTTCGTTTGCTATAATATTTTACCGAAATATTATTCGCTTTATGTTAAGTGATGGTAGTAAGTAACTAAGCAgagcataaataaataactaagcaGAACAGATTTTATTCAACCCATGAGCACAAAGAAAACGTAGTAAAacacaacattattttattatctacctATTAGTTACTGTAGATAATAtagaccgtttgtggctagcataaggaATGTGAATAAATTACTCAGTCAGTACAAGTAAAAGGTAAGTTACAATGAGATACCTGTACCTATATACTGTATAGATTGTCTTACGTAGCCTCAAGACATTCTATACAGGCTCGCGTACAGCTCGCCCACGGGACACACGCGTGACGTCACACCACATCATATACATGTGCTACGTAGCCGGCGCTGTTACCTGGAACTCCTCGCGCTGTATGCGCGTGCAGTCGCCGCGCGCGCGCGACGCGGCCGTGCCCGTGTACAGCGAGCCCGACGGCTGCTGGAACAGGCTCGCGTACAGCTCGCCCACGGGACACACGCGTGACGTCACACCACATCATATACATGTGCTACGTAGCCGGCGCTGTTACCTGGAACTCCTCGCGCTGTATGCGCGTGCAGTCGACGCGCGCGCGCGACGCGGCCGTGCCCGTGTACAGCGAGCCCGACGGCTGCTGGAACAGGCTCGCGTACAGCTCGCCCACGGGACACACGCGTGACGTCACACCACATCATATACATGTGCTACGTAGCCGGCGCTGTTACCTGGAACTCCTCGCGCTGTATGCGCGTGCAGTCGCCGCGCGCGCGCGACGCGGCCGTGCCCGTGTACAGCGAGCCCGACGGCTGCTGGAACAGGCTCGCGTACAGCTCGCCCACGGGACACACGCGTGACGTCACACCACATCATATACAAGTGCTACGTAGCCGGTGCTGTTACCTGGAACTCCTCGCGCTGTATGCGCGTGCAGTCGCCGCGCGCGCGCGACGCGGCCGTGCCCGTGTACAGCGAGCCCGACGGCTGCTGGAACAGGCTCGCGTACAGCTCGCCCACGGGATACACGCGTCTGACGTCATTATAtagtaatgtttaatttattaaatgcaaTAGGAAAAGGaattttgccatatcttttaaatacaaatataatgaccaatattcccattcaaaTTTGTGACACAGTGGTACCCCAGAGAAGGAAAAAGAAGAGGTAGACCACAAAAAAGATGGGACGACGACATCAGACAAGTAGCAGGCGTGACGTGGAATAGAGTGGCTGAAGATAGACAGGAATGGAAgaggttggaggaggcctttgccgattggcaaacagatttccaaaaaataagCAAGAAACGGCTACTACATACATAAATCTCTCGTTTATGTTTTtagtatgtaaaaaaaaaataataatctgaaCAAAAAGCTATTAAATATTCCCGTTCCCTTCCAATAACTTACTACGAGTAAAAATCTGTggtaggaatgggtacgacaatagtccagaggGTATCGAACTACTAGGTGACGACTGATGAGCCCGACCTCTTTACCGTTGGGCTATTCAGGCTAAAACTGTAATTTTACAACACATCCCACAACCTAATATTGACACTTATACGTACAGGCGGAGATCTAAGAACATTTCTACTCAAAAAATCGTATATACCTGCgtttaattattaacttaactTTAAAAACGGTGATATTGTGCTAAgtctaaatgaaattgaaatctATTCTATATTAGGCTATTCAAAATTTGAAATAACTCACCTGTAGTTCCCAAGGTGTGTCTCTTCCCACTGTATTTGCGTCTGCCACGGACTCTTTTCCGGTTCTTTTTCTTCAGTTGGAGCATATTCCACAAATCTAATGACATAATTAGAAAACCGTGattaaaaagccgtgatagcccagtggatactaCCTCTACcaccgataccggagggtgtgggttcgaatccggtcactggcatgcacctccaacttttcagttgtgtactttttaagaaattaaatatcaggtgtctcaaacggtgaaggaaaacatcgtgagaaaacatgcatatcagaaaattttcttaattctctgcgtgagttaagtctgccaatccgcattgggccagcgtggtggaacattggcctaacccctctgattctgagagaagacttgagctcagcagtgagccgaatatgggttgataatgatgaattagaaAACATTTAATGACTTAGAACATCTAATGTCCCTTGGCAATCCATTCCAAAGGGCCACATGTTTTAACTGCGAGTGAATTTCTatatataaactagcggacttggtcaagcttcgctttgacttacgcctacccctaccctgcccgaGCCCGAggcctttccaacgaatgcaaaaccgtggaaatcggttcgtgcgttctggagttatagcgtcaggaaggaaaacccgactagAGTAGATGTACGACTGAGGATAATATACAATTTGTCTCCATTCTACAAAGCTCACTTGTTGGTCTGCAGCAGTCTGTCCCTGATCCTCTTGCGGTCCTCCTCCAGCACTCGCTTCTTGTCGCACTGCCAGATGTTGAGCATGGTGAACGTGTCCGTCAGCAAGCCTTCCTTCACCTCGCGGTCCAGCTGCGTGTCCGTGTGGAAGCTTGGAGAGTGGTTCACCTGTCGGTTTTGTTATAGACTATAGATAAGCTTACGTcggccactgacgatcaagtaatctcgcACGCCTGccgcgctaacggcttgacagccgataaaactgtcGTCTGTTGGTCGCGATCGTTTTATGGACGTCAAGCCGGTCCAACAAAATTTTATGTAAAGGGGGGTTCccttttcataaaattttgtggGCTTTtgtaattaagaaagaaagaaagaaagaaaataaatttattcaaatctaaaagttacagacagtcagtaccctatccttatgacagcatgtctgtctgtaacccttaaaaagaaagggtgtacagctcagcttatgccgtgcactacatacaagcataatacacggcgctgattttcagctgagacccgtgtgacgtcacaacttataattgtacaaataaattgacattaactaaattaaattaaaataagcagcaaatatgtgttacattttaaaaatatataattactaattaaactacagatataATGTGATACTAGTATGTAATGGAAAACGACAatgcaatttatatatatatacatttataatattatgaagtgtatgtatttattaatgcataatatatattttatagtacataaatatatataggtaaatagaaaatcatgttcaaattaaaataactaaattattaactaaaatttcaaaattccaaaaaaaaaaaaaaaaatgagtatcCTATTTATCCTAATTATGTTGATTCCctctataaaattgatatttccaCCGCACAATCCTCAAATTCCTTTTGtctatttagtaaataaatctTCAACTTTCTACGAAAAGCAAATTTGCTTCGGGAATCACGGATTGGCGGTGGAATATTATTCCAGCAGCGAGTGGCggcatatttaaaactacccCTAAAGGCAGCTGAACAATGTCGAGGGACGCTCAGAGGCTTACGAGTGCACCTTAGTGATTCTCTGTCGCGGCTCATCCTGCTAAGCTTCTGACTCAAGTATACTGGCTTACCATCTTTTAGTATACCAAAAATCATACTAGCAAGATGTACCTTCCTCCTAGACCTCATCTTTATCATATTATGCTTATTCAAAAATGGAGTGACATGAGCTCTGGGGGGAATGTTGAAACAGAATCGCGCACACGCATTTTGAACCCGCTGTATGAGCTTACTGGTTCTGGCCAAGACACGAGGCCCGTAAACTACATCTGCATAATTTAATTTCGATAGTACGAGGCTTTCTACCAGGTGTATACGTACTTCTTGACTGATGTAATTACGAATTTTGTATAAGATCTTTAACCGGTAAAAGCAATTACGTACTACCGCAGCTATATAGTTGTCGTATCTTAGCCCAGAATCCATAAGCAGCCCTAAATTCCGGGCTTCAAAAACCCGCTCTAATTCCACACCCTGAAGAGTCACTCTAGTagtttctaaattaattttctctAATTGTGCTTTAGTTCCAAAAAATAATAGCTTCGACTTGCAGGGATTGAGGACTAACGAATTTTTGTGAGACCAAACTGCTATCCGTTGAAGATCCTCATTTACTCTCTGAACCGCCAAATTGTATTCATGAGGCTCAAAAGAATAATAGACCTGCAAATCATCGGCATATAAATGGTATTTACAATTCTTAATGTTATCTGTAATATCTGCAcaatataagataaataaaagtgGACCTAAAATAGATCCTTGAGGAACACCCCTACTAACATATTTAGTGGAGGAACGACACTTCTTTCCATCATCTTGCGTTACCTCAATGTACTGGGTTCTATTCATCAAATAACTGTCAAACCAATTCACTGTACCGATGTCAAAACCATAATATGATAACTTAGAAAGTAACAGTGGGATGTTTATACTGTCAAACGCGCGTGAAAAATCTAACAATACTAATAGCGTACACATTTTTTTGTCTTGGTCCGACAATATATTGTCCGTTACATCAAGAAGAGCAGATACTGTGCTCCTACCAGCCCTAAAACCTGATTGCATTTCAGGTAACAAGTTATTACTTTCAAGGTATTTAGAGACTTGCAAGTATACAATCTTTTCTAAAATTTTGGATGCACAGGGCAATACACTAATCGGGCGCAAGTCTTTTACAGTACTAGGATTATTAGTTTTAGGTATAGGACGAACCACTGCCACTTTCCAAGCATCAGGAAAGGTTGATTGTTGAATTGATGTATTGACGATTGACGAGATAACTCCAAGGCTCTGTGGAAGTGTCATGAGCAACATGTCCAAAGTAATCTCATCGACCCCCTCTGCATTTGAActcagatttttaattattttataaatctccATATCATTGGATATACTAAGCGATAGTTTACTAGACGTGGCCCTGTTGAACTCATAAAACGTGAGCTGTgagataggtatattataatcacCTGGTATATCCAAGAAATGTTCACTAATTTCATTTGCATTACAAAGATGTATAGGcaagttagtattttttttaggtaacaCTGTGCTCTTAAGGTTACTCCATAATACCTTAGGATACTtgattttattgttaatatCATGTGAGTAATAAGCAcacttttcattatttaaagcTTCGTTGACCAGCGACTTATACCGTTGATAAGTTTCTTTATTTAGGTCAGTTTTCATAGTACGCCACTTTACGTGGGCATCATCCCTTAACTTCATCATATGTCTTACAGTATTTGTAATCCATGGCTCATACCGATCTCTTGTTAATCTCGTTCTTTTGGGGGCATGCACATCAAAAAGCAACtgtatgtaattattaaatgatGAAACCATTAAATTGACGTCATTTAAGCAAGACAGCGCGGACCATGGAATCATAGCTAAATGAGTGTCAAATATATCTggagatattttttgaagagaTCTGAACGTCAAAAATTTCGGAggtactttttttctttttaaattcaatatacaaTCTAGGAATGCATGCCTGCTAAGAGTAGGTATATAAGTGACTCCAAAATGAAGTGTAGGTATATCAGTACAAATAACATCAATGAGGCTCTCGCTATTTTCAGTGAAGTGAGTTGGAGAATCAATTATTTGATGAAGttgtacagaattaagaaatgTGATTAATTTTTTAGTCTTGGAGTCgtcttttttcataaaattaatgttaaaatcaCCAAGTACAACAGTATAATCGTGATTTGATAATGATTGGATGCTCTGTGTTTGTCTTACGtgcaaacctttttttttaatcaaaaatttgTGTTGTAAGCTGAAAGTAAACAATTTTGgtttaaattagaaaaaaaaacatttactgtaCCTCTAAAATGAAAGGATGCAGTTTGTTGTCCAACAGAATATCGAAACCCAGAATCTCAAAACACGCGTGGACctgtaaaatacataaattatgtcATTTCAAATCCGTCATTATCAAATGGACCATTAATAATTTTTCTATgcctatctcgcttgcacttacgGCTCTTATGAACCATTTAACTAAGGGCATacctaacaatgaaagaaatgtATATGAGTAACCTTTATAATCAAATCCAGTTAATAAACTTtaccaattttataaattagggACTACAAGATACTAATTAAAACACCAGTACAAACTGTAATacgaattaattttaaaaattctatactgtatatacatacacagtaagttaggtatttatactaatataataaaaaagtaaagtttgtgagattgtaagggtaatctctggatctatctTATCTTTAACCAATTGGAAGCCAAAAGaaagtaacataggctttattttttcACCGTTATTCCACGGAaaagggaactacgcaggtgctAGTGATAGTAGTAGCGCCGGTTCAAGGTGCCAGCTGATATTCAGCGCTGTATGTATGCCCAATATTTGCTTGGTACATACAATACTGAACTGGAACCTTTTTCAAgattgtgccaaacatgacagtgttattctgatgcttcaactacttttgGTCGAAGTTGCCCAAGAGGTCGAGGTATTAGGCATTACAATTAGTGTTAGGTAgacctagcatgcgaccaaagaCTTATttcatgaagagaaatagaaaaATGGCGGCGGAATTGTCCCAGTCCTATCTCTTTTGTCCCTAAGCAATGACAGAGATagcgataaaaaatataatacttacacATAATCattacttagccccaaagtaagcgtataacCTATGTTATGAGtactaagatagcggatttaatcatatatatttataaactatatataaatacttatataaatacACCAATGCttgtcacacaaatattttccagttgcgATAATGGAACCCACTATGGCACGCGGCCGTCGTTCTGCGCGATTGGTCGATTTGTCTTACCGAGATAATGTCGAGGGTCGCATAATAGGCCTAAAACTGTtatgtgtataaaatgtaaataataaaggaaTGGGAGAGGACCATGTCGTGGGATGGAAAGCACGCGTGGTAGCTGTGCTTGAGGATAGGCCAGGCGGAGATGATGGTCTTGACGATGACTTGGTCGATGGAGTGCCACAGGCGGTCCAAATCCACACCTTGTGACAGCAGCAGCTTGTTCAGCGTCGATATCTTGCTGAGTGAGCAAACATTGCCTCTTTACTACTATATTGTAACTGCTCGTTGATCGAACGGTCAAcctatgtggcttcagatcTCGAGCCATGGAATACCTACTGagttagggttgccaggtcgcccAAGTTAAAAGCCGGACAGTCACGTCAGTTTTgcctgacatttgggtaaaaacGCCAGACACCCTACATTATTGAAGATTTTTTGTAGGTACGTCTgtaataataggtacaacatttttttcattaaccgacttcaaaaaggaggaggttttcaattcggccggtattttttttttatgtatgtacaccgattactcaaagacgcctggaccgatttcaaaaattctttttttttaaatcagcatTCATGATTATTACCGTAAATTTTGTTCTCACAGTCGTCGTTCGCTTGTGTCCTTAATGTAAAAGCCGGTCAAGACGGACACAGTTCAATTTGGCCGGACACGGAATAGAAAAACCTAATTATGTCCGACTTtatccggacacctggcaacactTTTCACAGTTTCTTTCTTCTgagaatttttcagtaaaaatttcaGCTCGGAGTTAGGATATTTCTGGTGTTTACCTccatgcctcggagagtacgttTAGCCGTCGTTctcggtcattatcatcaacattcgATAGTGGTTGTTACATTATCACGCAGTAATTTTGCGAGATGATCTAAGGTCTAGGTCTAAcggaggacgaagtcgcgggcgaccgcttaAAGtaagctaataatgatgatcaaATATTGTCACGTTCTATACGTATTCATTTGGTATTATTTATAAGGTACGAGTACAGTAGCGTGCGCTTCGTACATGCAAAAGCAAACTGCGGATCATGAGTATTCAAGACGTCATGGCTACCTACATAAACATTCAAGAGAAACTCAGTAACAGCCAGGagacagtgccggattaaggagacGTTATGTCCTAAGCAATCTTCCCCTATTCTTAAGTGCACTACAAAGATTTTTTGGCAGTGCATGTAAGGGCTGCCAGTCCATGGAAGCGGAGCAAGGCagataggattgcacaaaatctccgctcctcctAAGTGGACAGGGATTTgagagctagtttaaaaattcatataaaaccggtagcggagcggggaaacggagcgaggttaataaaattaattaactttatttatttaacatagtttgcaactccgctccgcattcaaccgtttctccgctacgctccgTACGCTCATGTGACCACCGGATGCCCTAAGCATTAATTAAATAGCTTATACGCTAATCCAGGACTACCCTGACAAGGAAAGCTGATTGTTTCACACCTCTGTGCCTTGGAGTTAGCCTAGAAATTCACTCACTTGAAAGATACGTACCGTTTGCTGCCCGCCTCCGAGTCGTAGACGTAGGTGCGGCTGTGCTTGTTGAGCGCGTAGTTGGTGAGGTGCATGAACACGTTGGTCGTGTTGTTCACGTTCGGGTCCGCGTATCTGCTCGTCGCGAAtctgtatttgtatttatttattttatgtattcttcATGAAGATGTCAGACTTGACAGTCAGGCCACTGATTGTCACACTGGAgagcagtggcggatttacaaatttgccgcccgtaggctattgaatttttgcagcccctactgaactctgaaattcTATAGGTATCCTAGTTAAATTCGATAGGTATCCTAGTTCAATACAATTAGGTaccttaaattgtgtcaataaaattgaacattttaatattttaattaagactGTACAGGATgtacaggactaaaatattaaaattatcgttacatttactttatttctGTAAAGAGAAAGTattttgggtcaaatttgccgcccccTAAAATCTACCGCCCTATGCTCCAGCCTACTTAGTCTACTGGTAAATCCGCTACTGCTGGAAAGCAACAGGCTCgctacaagtgaatgctcaagtctatcagcacctttaggcGAAGCTGTTAactaatagaataaaaataacttatttcaCCTCACCTAACAAGGCCTTCGTTGTAGACAAAAATCCGAAGAGGATCACACGACGTTATGAGCGTATACACCCGAATGTCGAATTTATAACCGTCGACGAGGTACGGCTTTGACAGATATACCTGAAAAAGATCAATATGtattaatatactcagaggcacaattattcgcTCATTAAGGGCCCAATTGGGGGGAtagttgtgcctctgagtatattaaatACTTTTGCTTATGCTTCGTTGGTCAGTATGCTTGTAAGTCACTATAAAAGACAaaataaagtatactttaatataatagactacaagctctTGGAAAAAACCGGTGAAATAAACCAACGTGAATATTGCTTAGAAAgctgttactatatcaaatGAACTCAGAGCattatgccgtcatttctgagcggtacaggtgagtacgcgagtaaATGGAATTTTTCAGGTACAAATGAAGAAATtcgactaattaataataatgtacggccttattatagtgttaaagataatagggatgatgacagttttttaaattgtatataaattaagagtacgctaatagtaaagcaattttgtaaaagta
This genomic interval from Bicyclus anynana chromosome 17, ilBicAnyn1.1, whole genome shotgun sequence contains the following:
- the LOC112057702 gene encoding tubulin polyglutamylase TTLL13; the encoded protein is MIYRIRLLRPRTYHCCSLSIYFFISRKKYLIICHFRVSKKSRMKKVKLTRNEKITKTKTKQSENIASLLLLKYDSKLYDEDNTSQPTSCTAPIIPIEATRKKKKRKRSQISICLTNCRYESIRKVASAFGMREVSEEDAWNFYWTDMSVSVERAKEMKRFQRINHFPGMLEICRKDLLARNLNRMQKIYPKEYNFFPKTWCLPADFGEAFNYSKARKNKTFIIKPECGSQGRGIYLTKSLKDIKPTDKLICQVYLSKPYLVDGYKFDIRVYTLITSCDPLRIFVYNEGLVRFATSRYADPNVNNTTNVFMHLTNYALNKHSRTYVYDSEAGSKRKISTLNKLLLSQGVDLDRLWHSIDQVIVKTIISAWPILKHSYHACFPSHDMVHACFEILGFDILLDNKLHPFILEVNHSPSFHTDTQLDREVKEGLLTDTFTMLNIWQCDKKRVLEEDRKRIRDRLLQTNKFVEYAPTEEKEPEKSPWQTQIQWEETHLGNYRRVYPVGELYASLFQQPSGSLYTGTAASRARGDCTRIQREEFQQTKAKAEALKKPSQPKTKEGEKKEKDGEDAPLTATSVVSEKTRPRTRETRRKEKDDKTKLSTKSSPLQQPITLMQPEVKEEPVKPPYVLCSYEPDPIVEREERERVNLLAQRDFLIRSYGMLEQIYLVMKKMGTLRPEDERKYGVYGRLSLVANSTKKV